Proteins co-encoded in one Microbacterium hydrocarbonoxydans genomic window:
- a CDS encoding SHOCT domain-containing protein: MPLRRFGRPGLIGLAARTAVVAGTASAVSGASMRHQQQRAEGQYEQQQYEAAQQQAQIDAAARNAAAQYAPAAPAPAAPAAAGDDMIAKLQQLASLRDSAVLSDDEFAAAKQKLLS; the protein is encoded by the coding sequence ATGCCTCTGAGGAGATTCGGCCGTCCGGGACTGATCGGGCTCGCCGCGAGAACAGCAGTCGTCGCAGGAACCGCGTCGGCGGTGTCCGGCGCATCGATGCGTCACCAGCAGCAGAGGGCGGAGGGGCAGTACGAGCAGCAGCAGTACGAGGCCGCGCAGCAGCAGGCGCAGATCGACGCGGCAGCGCGCAACGCCGCTGCGCAGTATGCACCCGCAGCGCCGGCGCCGGCGGCGCCCGCGGCAGCCGGCGACGACATGATCGCGAAGCTGCAGCAGCTGGCGTCGCTTCGTGACTCGGCCGTGCTGTCGGACGACGAGTTCGCGGCAGCGAAGCAGAAGCTGCTCAGCTGA
- a CDS encoding DUF6325 family protein: MNDFRYGPVEYYLVGFEGRHPDPSIFGALDDLVEKETVRLLDVVLLAKSDEGEIEIFDLEAGEVPGLNELEPLAAGLAGDEDIEMLAELVPPGSSAAIVVLELAFARTLAENLARAGGEVLRTDRVPAPVVNAMMDILEQEGE, encoded by the coding sequence ATGAATGATTTCCGCTACGGACCCGTGGAGTACTACCTCGTCGGGTTCGAGGGGAGGCATCCGGACCCGAGCATCTTCGGGGCGCTGGACGACCTCGTCGAGAAGGAGACGGTGCGACTGCTCGACGTCGTCCTGCTCGCGAAATCCGACGAGGGCGAGATCGAGATCTTCGACCTCGAGGCGGGCGAGGTGCCAGGTCTGAACGAACTCGAGCCCCTCGCCGCCGGTCTCGCAGGCGACGAGGACATCGAGATGCTCGCCGAACTCGTACCACCGGGAAGCTCGGCCGCGATCGTCGTGCTCGAGCTCGCCTTCGCGAGGACTCTCGCCGAGAACCTCGCACGTGCGGGGGGAGAGGTGCTGCGGACCGACCGCGTCCCCGCTCCCGTCGTCAACGCCATGATGGACATCCTCGAGCAGGAAGGAGAGTGA